The Primulina eburnea isolate SZY01 chromosome 6, ASM2296580v1, whole genome shotgun sequence genome contains a region encoding:
- the LOC140833499 gene encoding GATA transcription factor 9: METPEIFQTGYYNTHFTPEKHPSDAKNSDQFVIEDLLDIPNDEYMVAGDGGDEAVVTGMPTDSSALTAVDNSCNSSFSGGSTAEPLLHSADVGGGRGFSDGHFSSELCLPYDDLAELEWLSNFSEESFSSEDLQKLHLIQGLKARNNEAPESTQQYRFQPDTTRTCPVLRPEMSVPAKARSKRSRATPGNWASRILAVAPTPSSNVPTMSSSSSSNFAAGSKTTVVEKKAPDNSSDGRKCLHCATDKTPQWRTGPMGPKTLCNACGVRYKSGRLVPEYRPAASPTFMLTKHSNSHRKVLELRRQKEQLRSQQQHFLHHHHQNMMFDISNGDDYLIHQHIGPDFRQLI; this comes from the exons ATGGAAACCCCAGAAATCTTCCAAACAGGTTACTATAACACCCATTTCACGCCCGAGAAACATCCCTCCGACGCTAAAAACAGCGACCAATTCGTCATTGAGGACCTTCTAGACATCCCGAATGATGAATATATGGTGGCGGGGGATGGTGGCGATGAGGCGGTTGTGACTGGAATGCCTACGGACTCCTCCGCACTTACGGCGGTGGATAACTCATGTAACTCCTCATTCTCCGGGGGGAGCACTGCCGAGCCTTTGCTTCACTCTGCCGACGTTGGCGGGGGCCGCGGCTTTTCTGATGGCCATTTTTCCAGTGAACTGTGCCTCCCG TATGATGATTTGGCTGAGCTTGAATGGCTATCGAATTTCTCGGAGGAATCATTCTCAAGCGAGGATTTGCAGAAGCTGCATCTCATACAAGGATTAAAAGCTCGAAATAACGAAGCTCCGGAGAGTACTCAACAATACAGATTCCAGCCTGACACTACCCGAACCTGCCCCGTTCTCCGGCCGGAAATGTCGGTCCCCGCGAAGGCGCGTAGCAAGCGTTCACGCGCCACCCCCGGAAACTGGGCATCGCGCATTCTCGCCGTGGCTCCGACCCCATCCTCCAACGTTCCCACCATGTCATCGTCATCTTCGTCCAACTTCGCCGCAGGCAGCAAAACAACGGTGGTAGAGAAGAAGGCGCCGGATAATTCCTCCGACGGTCGGAAGTGCCTCCATTGCGCCACCGACAAGACACCGCAATGGCGGACCGGGCCCATGGGACCAAAAACACTGTGCAATGCATGTGGGGTGAGGTACAAATCGGGTCGACTGGTACCCGAATACCGCCCCGCAGCAAGCCCGACATTTATGCTCACGAAGCACTCCAATTCACACCGCAAAGTTCTGGAGCTGAGAAGGCAGAAAGAGCAGCTGAGAAGTCAGCAGCAACACTTTCTGCATCACCATCATCAGAATATGATGTTTGACATATCCAACGGCGACGATTACTTGATTCATCAACACATCGGCCCTGATTTTCGACAGTTGATTTAG
- the LOC140834393 gene encoding protein NONRESPONDING TO OXYLIPINS 2, mitochondrial isoform X2, whose protein sequence is MASRSGSISRPAINLLKSTIIKPGTRPSFPVQSPRPQPLLFSRPVSQLGALQSLLPLHSAVSSARLTSCLGADSLGCRSLSQELGLCVPR, encoded by the exons ATGGCTTCCCGCTCCGGATCAATTTCAAGACCTGCAATCAACCTTCTCAAATCCACCATTATAAAGCCCGGCACCAGACCTTCGTTCCCCGTTCAATCACCGCGGCCCCAGCCGTTACTTTTCTCCAG GCCAGTGTCGCAATTGGGAGCCCTACAGTCTCTGTTGCCACTCCACTCAGCTGTCTCCTCAGCTAGGCTGACATCTTGCCTGGGTGCCGATTCCTTGGGCTGTAGGTCGTTGTCTCAGG AACTAGGTCTCTGTGTGCCGCGATAA
- the LOC140834393 gene encoding protein NONRESPONDING TO OXYLIPINS 2, mitochondrial isoform X1 — MASRSGSISRPAINLLKSTIIKPGTRPSFPVQSPRPQPLLFSRPVSQLGALQSLLPLHSAVSSARLTSCLGADSLGCRSLSQGMLCCANPGV; from the exons ATGGCTTCCCGCTCCGGATCAATTTCAAGACCTGCAATCAACCTTCTCAAATCCACCATTATAAAGCCCGGCACCAGACCTTCGTTCCCCGTTCAATCACCGCGGCCCCAGCCGTTACTTTTCTCCAG GCCAGTGTCGCAATTGGGAGCCCTACAGTCTCTGTTGCCACTCCACTCAGCTGTCTCCTCAGCTAGGCTGACATCTTGCCTGGGTGCCGATTCCTTGGGCTGTAGGTCGTTGTCTCAGGGTATGCTCTGCTGTGCCAACCCTGGAGTTTGA
- the LOC140833500 gene encoding uncharacterized protein encodes MESVASSSTPPPNHHHERHRFSHTQPLSDRITRALHHRLRLLHRSDPHFFILGATGNVYTVNISSTPSCTCPDRAVPCKHILFVFIRVLGVPLDNSCLWRRTLRPCQLHRLLDIPTSVEALAGAAVRERFHQMFSKEKGGGSRPPVVVADCDGACPVCLEEMKRDTKVVACGTCKNVIHEECFLAWKKSCGRRSATCVLCRARWRNNGGDQEKYLNLSAYVNEDDLSEENGRCND; translated from the coding sequence ATGGAGTCCGTTGCATCAAGCTCTACTCCGCCGCCAAACCACCACCATGAGCGCCACCGCTTCAGCCATACTCAACCCTTATCCGACCGGATAACCCGAGCCCTCCACCACCGCCTCCGACTCCTCCATCGCTCTGACCCTCATTTCTTCATCCTCGGCGCCACGGGGAATGTTTACACCGTTAACATCTCCTCTACTCCTTCGTGCACCTGCCCTGATCGTGCTGTCCCCTGTAAACACATATTGTTCGTGTTTATTAGAGTACTCGGTGTGCCCCTCGACAACTCTTGCCTGTGGCGGCGAACGCTCCGGCCGTGTCAACTCCATCGACTGCTCGACATCCCCACCTCAGTAGAAGCCCTTGCCGGTGCAGCAGTCAGAGAGAGGTTTCACCAGATGTTTTCCAAGGAAAAGGGTGGTGGTTCACGGCCGCCCGTGGTGGTGGCAGACTGCGACGGAGCATGCCCGGTGTGTttggaggagatgaagagagatacGAAGGTGGTGGCTTGTGGGACATGCAAGAATGTGATACATGAAGAGTGTTTCCTGGCGTGGAAGAAGAGCTGCGGACGAAGGTCCGCCACCTGCGTCCTCTGTCGTGCGCGGTGGCGGAACAACGGCGGCGATCAAGAAAAGTATCTGAATCTCTCTGCTTATGTTAATGAAGATGATTTGTCGGAGGAAAATGGACGATGCAATGATTAA